The proteins below are encoded in one region of Qipengyuania sp. HL-TH1:
- the traW gene encoding type-F conjugative transfer system protein TraW, with protein MSKLILPAALLAVLLCPAEVLARDYGQRGTVFPVIERDLLEQIHSRLTQMERSGETARLNEDLKRRTIARVNRPDPVAGIVRASEARRWQFDPTITLAADIRGAKGELIHAAGTRVNPLDSVQLRAELLFLDGDDPDQLAWALKQAANAKLILVKGAPLELMKARQRRFYFDQGGKLTERFGIRSVPARVRQQGRLLEISEIALPPKRRTAQ; from the coding sequence GTGAGCAAGCTCATCCTCCCTGCAGCGCTACTTGCAGTCCTGCTCTGCCCTGCCGAGGTGCTGGCGCGCGACTATGGCCAGCGCGGCACGGTGTTTCCCGTGATCGAGCGCGACCTCCTCGAGCAGATTCATTCGCGCCTGACCCAGATGGAACGTTCGGGGGAGACCGCGCGGCTCAATGAAGACCTGAAGCGCCGCACGATCGCGCGCGTGAACCGGCCCGACCCCGTCGCCGGAATCGTCCGGGCCAGCGAAGCCCGTCGCTGGCAATTTGATCCGACGATCACGCTCGCTGCCGATATCCGCGGGGCAAAAGGCGAGCTGATCCATGCCGCTGGCACGAGGGTCAATCCGCTCGACAGCGTGCAGCTACGCGCCGAACTTCTCTTCCTCGACGGCGACGATCCCGACCAGCTCGCCTGGGCGCTCAAGCAGGCCGCCAATGCCAAGCTGATCCTGGTGAAGGGTGCGCCGCTCGAGCTGATGAAGGCCCGCCAGCGCCGCTTCTATTTCGACCAGGGCGGCAAGCTCACGGAAAGGTTCGGGATCAGATCGGTGCCCGCACGCGTGCGCCAGCAGGGCCGCCTGCTCGAGATCAGCGAAATCGCGCTGCCACCGAAAAGGAGGACGGCCCAATGA
- a CDS encoding conjugal transfer protein TraF encodes MTRRQSLPMLALPALAMILAALLPVRAAAQEARQAKPAASADSLYCEQRRLGYWFYCVKPVPADEPQMAQPPAQVTATQELDAVTGELRELKARAILYPTPENVTAYIRFQRAQLDRASLFSDVWQRAIWQDPELDYTLERPVGALAKKQWQDARAADRDAVMARLSERYGLFYFFAQTCGACEVMSPIVRSVADRWHITVRAISTDGGPSRHFPDYKVESGQRPRMGLEPGITPALVLWDSVARRPIPIGYGVLSADELQDRIYLLTSKEAGHDY; translated from the coding sequence ATGACGCGCCGCCAATCACTGCCGATGCTGGCCCTCCCAGCACTGGCCATGATTCTCGCTGCACTGCTCCCCGTTCGGGCAGCCGCCCAGGAAGCGCGCCAGGCAAAGCCAGCTGCTTCGGCAGACAGCCTCTACTGCGAGCAGCGCAGGCTCGGCTACTGGTTCTATTGCGTAAAGCCGGTGCCGGCAGACGAGCCGCAGATGGCGCAGCCACCAGCCCAGGTGACCGCCACGCAGGAGCTGGACGCGGTCACGGGGGAACTGCGCGAACTCAAGGCGCGCGCGATCCTCTATCCGACGCCGGAAAACGTCACCGCCTATATCCGCTTCCAGCGTGCCCAGCTCGACCGGGCTTCGCTGTTCTCCGATGTCTGGCAACGCGCGATTTGGCAGGATCCCGAGCTCGACTACACGCTCGAACGACCGGTCGGCGCACTCGCCAAGAAGCAATGGCAGGACGCGCGCGCTGCCGACCGCGACGCGGTGATGGCCAGGCTCTCCGAACGCTATGGACTGTTCTACTTCTTCGCCCAGACCTGCGGCGCCTGCGAAGTGATGAGCCCGATCGTGCGCTCGGTGGCGGACCGCTGGCATATCACGGTCCGGGCGATCTCGACCGATGGCGGGCCGTCCAGGCACTTCCCCGACTACAAGGTCGAAAGCGGCCAGCGGCCCCGCATGGGGCTCGAACCCGGCATCACCCCGGCGCTCGTGCTTTGGGACAGCGTGGCCAGGCGCCCGATCCCGATCGGATACGGCGTGCTCTCGGCCGACGAGCTGCAGGACCGCATCTACCTCCTCACCTCGAAGGAAGCCGGACATGATTACTAG
- the trbC gene encoding type-F conjugative transfer system pilin assembly protein TrbC → MNKHLLLLPVGLAVTLGGLALAQSAPEGIDLEAIRERAAEHADDAQALSTNVRQRAEALTEDAQAIQAQAQANRAAYADSIKATETDAVLDFDAMIAGQAAAEKASLGGTPRFIAFASLSMPPEALKALVHDMTRAGGVTVLRGFPQGNSEAFKKRLAAIWSTRDAAGSLGIDPRLFRAFNIEAAPSFIMLSTEFSPCDGFDCTSEVPPHDRIAGNISVGEVLETFASGKGPGAELARLHLRQLSREERP, encoded by the coding sequence ATGAACAAGCACCTCCTCCTTTTGCCCGTCGGCCTTGCCGTCACTCTCGGTGGCCTCGCTCTCGCCCAGAGCGCGCCCGAAGGCATCGACCTTGAAGCGATCCGCGAGCGTGCGGCCGAACACGCCGACGATGCGCAGGCGCTCAGCACCAATGTCCGCCAACGCGCCGAGGCGCTGACCGAGGACGCACAGGCTATCCAGGCGCAAGCGCAGGCCAATCGCGCAGCCTATGCGGACAGCATCAAGGCAACCGAGACCGACGCCGTCCTCGACTTCGACGCCATGATCGCAGGGCAAGCCGCCGCAGAGAAGGCGTCGCTCGGGGGAACCCCGCGCTTCATTGCCTTTGCCAGCCTGTCGATGCCGCCCGAAGCGCTGAAAGCACTGGTCCACGACATGACCAGGGCGGGAGGCGTCACCGTGCTGCGCGGCTTCCCGCAAGGTAACAGCGAGGCATTCAAGAAGCGGCTCGCCGCCATCTGGAGCACCCGAGACGCGGCCGGTTCGCTCGGCATCGATCCAAGGCTGTTCCGCGCCTTCAACATCGAAGCTGCACCGAGCTTCATTATGCTGAGCACCGAGTTCAGTCCCTGCGACGGGTTCGATTGCACCAGCGAGGTGCCGCCGCACGACCGCATCGCCGGCAACATTAGCGTGGGCGAAGTCCTCGAGACCTTTGCCTCGGGCAAGGGTCCGGGCGCCGAACTTGCCCGCCTCCATCTGCGCCAGCTCTCCAGGGAGGAACGGCCATGA
- a CDS encoding conjugal transfer protein TraG N-terminal domain-containing protein, whose amino-acid sequence MVEIFTVGGGEYIVNVLNAVAAWTGAGGYKSLIQVALVMGMVLAVIVVAFNQDWRAWLNWFLGATLIYMCLMVPRMDVHVTDRVNPSLAPATVANVPLGLALMASFTSQAGDYLTRSAELVFGLPDDLNYSKNGMIYGARLLESTRSLRISDPEFAANFDEHVRQCVFYDLLLGRYSMKELSESDDIWATIAPGSAARAQKFLTRQADDSVTASIITCREAYTALSGQWASLIDEMTLVAGRQLYPRQTEALAKAKLMADLPIAYQYLTGISRSASDIFRQVLTINAMNQAMHGFAGASGTGSIDVFAQTRADIQTERTYSSIAHNAMKWVPILNVVLTVVFYALFPVLFPLFLMPRTGPIALRGYVTGFFYLAAWGPLFVILHMILMFKGAGDVAAAGGSTGLSLATFAGMSDVNSDIGILAGYLVASIPFLAGGVARGALAISGQATSYLNPSQNAAEEASREASTGNVSLGNSSIDNSTVFSRQFAQGNLAPNIAYGAAQTRGFSDSGTQTTSFPDGEFAAVPNSSYPFTPTLGQDFTGRLGTMASQSRTQSETYANLAQQSTSSALTRFSEIRNAYSQGQSSDTVSGVGTNDSIGTAFSEVDNASRTLQQQFGLSRRASDDITISWFLNGEAGAGAKAEGGVLNAQAGVRGGRNQSWTDSDIGIASEDRGRIMGTLRQLSDSRNWSNTREGFLRETSSSSVSQVSTSSSGLSRSLTEAESYTREARRAEEVASRLENQASWYEANSAAGTLNLSQAYREWGMAEIEANRDYYGPVRFDDIEFQMSARGQQLQSRFVESYADRLQDDIEADLSLPDFAPVSRPGIGSAGQVRARGAVGSAGGPSMPDAPDRSDITDEVERVRRQGRGRIGTVRTYLDRQTEGATGASEEAADDVKEWGNR is encoded by the coding sequence ATGGTCGAGATTTTCACGGTCGGCGGCGGCGAGTATATCGTCAATGTCCTCAATGCCGTTGCCGCCTGGACCGGAGCGGGCGGCTACAAGAGCCTGATTCAGGTCGCGCTGGTGATGGGCATGGTGCTCGCGGTCATCGTGGTCGCGTTCAACCAGGACTGGCGCGCATGGCTCAACTGGTTCCTCGGTGCGACGCTCATCTACATGTGTCTGATGGTGCCGCGCATGGACGTCCATGTGACAGACCGGGTCAATCCAAGCCTTGCACCGGCAACGGTGGCCAATGTTCCGCTCGGGCTCGCCCTGATGGCAAGTTTCACCAGCCAGGCGGGGGACTATCTGACCCGCTCGGCCGAGCTCGTCTTCGGCTTGCCGGACGACCTCAACTACTCGAAGAACGGCATGATCTATGGCGCGCGGCTGCTTGAATCGACGCGGAGCTTGCGCATTTCCGATCCGGAGTTTGCTGCGAACTTCGACGAGCATGTCAGGCAATGCGTGTTCTACGATCTGCTGCTCGGCCGCTACTCGATGAAGGAGCTGTCCGAGAGCGATGATATCTGGGCGACGATCGCACCCGGCAGCGCGGCGCGCGCGCAGAAATTCCTGACCCGGCAGGCCGACGACAGCGTGACGGCCTCGATCATCACCTGCCGCGAAGCCTACACCGCGCTTTCGGGGCAATGGGCGAGCCTCATTGACGAGATGACGCTTGTCGCGGGACGCCAACTCTATCCGCGCCAGACCGAAGCGCTCGCCAAGGCCAAGCTCATGGCCGACCTCCCGATTGCCTATCAGTATCTTACCGGCATCTCGCGCAGCGCGAGCGACATTTTCCGCCAGGTGTTGACGATCAATGCCATGAACCAGGCCATGCACGGCTTTGCAGGGGCGAGCGGCACCGGCAGTATTGACGTCTTCGCGCAGACCCGGGCCGATATTCAGACCGAGCGGACCTATTCTTCGATCGCGCACAACGCGATGAAATGGGTCCCAATCCTCAATGTCGTACTGACGGTGGTGTTCTACGCGCTGTTCCCTGTCCTGTTTCCGCTGTTCCTGATGCCGCGGACCGGACCCATTGCATTGAGAGGTTACGTCACCGGCTTCTTCTATCTTGCGGCGTGGGGACCGCTCTTCGTCATCCTGCACATGATCCTGATGTTCAAAGGCGCGGGCGATGTCGCCGCCGCTGGCGGCAGCACGGGCCTCAGCCTCGCGACCTTTGCTGGCATGAGCGACGTCAACAGCGATATCGGCATCTTGGCAGGCTATCTTGTCGCCTCGATCCCGTTCCTTGCCGGCGGCGTGGCGCGTGGTGCGCTGGCGATTTCGGGCCAGGCAACGAGCTATCTCAACCCGAGCCAGAATGCAGCCGAGGAAGCCTCGCGCGAAGCGAGCACCGGCAACGTCTCACTCGGCAACTCGAGCATCGACAATTCGACAGTGTTTTCCCGCCAGTTTGCGCAGGGCAATCTTGCCCCCAACATTGCCTATGGCGCGGCACAGACGCGGGGATTCAGCGACAGCGGCACGCAGACGACCAGCTTCCCCGATGGCGAGTTCGCTGCAGTCCCGAATTCAAGCTATCCGTTCACGCCGACGCTCGGGCAGGACTTCACGGGCCGCCTAGGAACGATGGCGAGCCAGAGCCGGACGCAGAGCGAGACCTATGCCAACCTCGCCCAGCAATCGACGAGCTCTGCGCTCACCCGGTTCAGCGAGATCCGCAACGCCTACAGCCAGGGTCAGAGCTCCGATACTGTCAGCGGCGTTGGTACGAACGACAGCATCGGCACGGCATTCAGCGAAGTCGACAATGCCTCGAGGACGCTCCAGCAGCAGTTCGGCCTGTCCCGGCGCGCGTCAGACGACATTACTATTTCTTGGTTCCTCAACGGCGAAGCAGGAGCCGGAGCAAAGGCCGAAGGTGGAGTACTAAACGCGCAGGCGGGCGTCCGCGGTGGCCGAAATCAGTCGTGGACCGACAGCGATATCGGGATCGCCTCGGAAGATCGCGGCAGGATAATGGGTACGCTGCGGCAGCTTTCGGATAGCCGCAACTGGTCGAACACGCGTGAAGGCTTCCTGCGCGAGACGAGTTCGAGTTCGGTATCGCAGGTGTCAACCAGCTCGTCGGGTCTCAGCCGATCGCTGACCGAAGCCGAAAGCTACACACGAGAGGCGCGTCGGGCCGAAGAGGTGGCCAGCCGCCTCGAGAACCAGGCCAGTTGGTACGAGGCCAATAGTGCCGCAGGCACGCTAAACCTGAGCCAGGCTTATCGCGAATGGGGCATGGCCGAGATCGAAGCCAATCGCGACTATTACGGGCCGGTGCGCTTCGACGACATCGAGTTCCAGATGAGCGCGCGCGGCCAACAACTGCAATCGCGGTTTGTCGAGAGCTATGCTGATCGCCTACAAGACGACATCGAAGCCGACCTTTCGCTGCCGGACTTCGCTCCTGTCAGCCGCCCCGGGATCGGAAGTGCTGGGCAGGTACGCGCAAGAGGAGCCGTGGGCTCTGCGGGTGGTCCCTCAATGCCCGATGCTCCTGATCGGTCTGACATCACGGATGAGGTCGAGCGGGTGCGCCGACAGGGTCGTGGCAGGATCGGAACCGTGCGAACTTATCTTGATCGCCAAACGGAAGGCGCCACGGGCGCGAGTGAGGAAGCTGCAGACGACGTCAAAGAATGGGGCAATAGATAG
- a CDS encoding S26 family signal peptidase produces the protein MTRFASRFVRTLKRPLVLTGLVLLPLGWGAVDAFAKDHAFLINASPSLPNWAFWLDKHARIERGSLIFFEPPASRLVEAHFGEGAQLFGKRVLGVPGDVVSHRGHEVFINGRKIAARLDETRLGIALHKGPEGPIPDGCFYTGTSHQRGLDSRYAEIGFVCRGQILGSGRAIL, from the coding sequence GTGACGCGCTTTGCCTCTCGTTTTGTCCGCACGCTCAAACGACCGCTCGTCCTGACCGGTCTGGTGCTGCTGCCACTTGGATGGGGCGCGGTCGACGCCTTCGCGAAAGACCATGCCTTCCTCATCAATGCCAGCCCGAGCCTGCCCAACTGGGCCTTCTGGCTCGACAAGCATGCGCGGATCGAGCGCGGCAGCCTGATCTTCTTCGAGCCGCCGGCGAGCAGACTCGTCGAAGCGCATTTCGGAGAAGGCGCGCAGCTCTTCGGCAAGCGGGTGTTGGGCGTGCCGGGCGATGTCGTGAGCCACCGTGGCCACGAGGTCTTCATCAACGGCCGCAAGATCGCCGCGCGGCTCGATGAGACCCGTCTCGGCATTGCGCTTCACAAGGGCCCCGAAGGCCCGATCCCCGACGGCTGCTTCTACACCGGGACCAGCCATCAGCGCGGCCTCGACAGCCGCTACGCCGAGATCGGCTTCGTCTGCCGCGGCCAGATCCTGGGCAGCGGGAGGGCGATCCTGTGA
- a CDS encoding conjugal transfer protein TraH, with translation MITSIRNAALTIAAASMVASPVAANVGDSMDRFMDDMGAAANVTGPSAFEGQSAGYYSLGNVWTRFPQKTTSIANLQLPRARAGCGGIDIFAGSFSFINASEMVALLKAVANNAVGFAFSLAIDTVCPECSKIMQEFSQKAQLMNNLSINSCEMAQGLVGGVWPKGDLADKAICEAIGNSEGIFTDYAAAKHGCGTRGQRASTNESAGADYADVNPGVPRNYTWHVLKQSAFFNPGGTFDRDLAEYAMTLIGTVIYVPPRDDEPGKFVPFAGDASSTLVTALLDGTQGQSVRVFQCDEPDQCLNPTFQQMSLTSAKAIRPRVAQLIGSMVEAIRSDTAIGDEEKELLQVASVPLYKILTVQAAYGRGMATDDRDTLAEIASIDLLYAILERITAEAGRSMASFIAADEAKLAIWRAQVAEVRSSLAQRQATGQARVSAIMQIIEKTAMIENMLAASMSPSMAAALDWSRGMQSRSIVP, from the coding sequence ATGATTACTAGCATCCGCAATGCGGCGCTCACCATAGCTGCCGCCAGCATGGTCGCGTCCCCCGTCGCCGCAAACGTCGGCGACAGCATGGACCGCTTCATGGACGACATGGGCGCTGCGGCCAATGTCACCGGGCCGAGCGCATTCGAAGGACAGTCGGCGGGCTATTACAGCCTCGGCAATGTCTGGACGCGCTTCCCGCAGAAGACGACCAGCATCGCCAACCTCCAGCTGCCGCGTGCCCGCGCAGGTTGCGGCGGCATCGATATCTTCGCCGGGTCCTTCTCCTTCATCAACGCGAGCGAGATGGTCGCGCTGTTGAAGGCCGTCGCGAACAATGCGGTGGGGTTCGCCTTCAGCCTCGCGATCGATACCGTCTGCCCCGAGTGCTCAAAGATCATGCAGGAGTTCAGCCAGAAGGCGCAGCTCATGAACAATCTCTCGATCAACTCCTGCGAGATGGCGCAGGGGCTGGTCGGCGGCGTCTGGCCCAAGGGCGATCTCGCCGACAAGGCGATCTGCGAAGCGATCGGCAATTCCGAAGGTATCTTCACCGACTATGCTGCCGCCAAACACGGTTGCGGCACCAGGGGTCAGCGCGCCTCGACCAATGAGAGCGCCGGCGCCGACTATGCCGACGTCAATCCCGGTGTACCGCGCAATTACACCTGGCATGTCCTCAAGCAGAGCGCCTTCTTCAACCCTGGTGGCACCTTCGACCGCGACCTCGCCGAGTATGCGATGACGCTCATCGGCACGGTGATCTACGTGCCGCCCCGCGATGACGAACCAGGCAAGTTCGTGCCTTTCGCAGGCGATGCCTCCTCGACGCTGGTGACCGCGCTGCTCGACGGGACGCAAGGCCAGTCGGTGCGGGTGTTCCAGTGTGACGAGCCCGACCAGTGCCTCAACCCCACTTTCCAGCAGATGAGCCTCACGAGCGCGAAGGCCATCCGGCCCCGCGTTGCCCAGCTCATCGGCAGCATGGTCGAGGCCATCCGCAGCGACACAGCGATCGGCGACGAGGAGAAGGAGCTGCTCCAGGTGGCATCGGTGCCGCTCTACAAGATCCTCACCGTGCAGGCGGCCTATGGACGCGGGATGGCAACCGACGACCGCGACACGCTGGCCGAGATCGCCAGCATCGATCTTCTCTATGCCATCCTCGAACGCATCACAGCCGAGGCCGGACGCTCGATGGCGAGCTTCATTGCGGCCGATGAAGCGAAACTCGCGATCTGGCGCGCTCAGGTCGCGGAAGTCCGGTCAAGCCTCGCCCAGAGGCAAGCGACCGGACAGGCGCGGGTCTCCGCGATCATGCAGATCATCGAGAAGACCGCGATGATCGAGAACATGCTCGCCGCCTCGATGTCGCCATCGATGGCCGCCGCGCTCGACTGGTCGCGCGGGATGCAGTCCCGCTCCATCGTTCCATAA
- a CDS encoding type-F conjugative transfer system protein TrbI: MTETRRLPSFNRPLLLRILGVLALVVALLWAAWVSRELSEPRQQIVTVRLAETIAAFVDAEARAEQDPEASQARVLAFLQASERAVAEMGADGRVVLVGEAVLAGDAPDATDELRVRIARQLGQGGGQ, translated from the coding sequence GTGACTGAGACGCGCAGACTACCATCCTTCAATCGCCCGCTGTTGCTGAGAATTCTCGGCGTGCTCGCGCTCGTGGTCGCATTACTCTGGGCAGCCTGGGTCAGCCGCGAACTGTCGGAGCCGCGCCAGCAGATCGTCACCGTCCGGCTTGCCGAGACCATCGCCGCATTCGTCGATGCCGAAGCGCGCGCAGAGCAGGATCCCGAAGCCAGCCAGGCGCGCGTGCTCGCCTTCCTTCAGGCGTCCGAGCGCGCTGTTGCGGAAATGGGGGCCGATGGCCGCGTGGTGCTGGTCGGCGAAGCAGTGCTCGCGGGCGATGCCCCCGATGCTACCGATGAACTGCGCGTGCGGATCGCTCGCCAGCTTGGGCAGGGAGGCGGCCAGTGA
- a CDS encoding conjugal transfer protein TraN: MTAKTLAHLLVALVTLTSAASIQAQTRDAARADGKYFATELLGEAREAATTNPDAARVPNFDPQATRDLQDLARDPDQIETRARSAATTSTPMRTIRDSMANRARFEPNEIEDVIARSLAINETPLDYTSGMAISGSQGSCVPLPPGSGAAGTYTATCNTGTRIDQSVGQCAVPLVVRVSQQPQYHYLCSPLGSFNLSGEPDCEEFSGALCRVTGHRDGPCLQWGWSGGRKWCTEPGDPLTELTCDEQVAGQTPYRIANATTVTTTPDESQCTGFADNSDCTLDAEICTDTDPQTRVVDGVSVTKPCWEWQRSYTCIAREAATDCSDIESQGSCRFVREECLTDEDPCETWERIYECPLPGTDSSTQYVCDGDVYCIDGSCETIQRTANDEFKDAVTALHAMDEARGQFDPETLTLFRGTRNTCSSKVFGVLNCCKGKGFPLIPGISLLVALGCNREEVLLHERDAQGLCAYVGTYCSDKFLGVCLTKKKVYCCFESKLSRILQEQGRRQLRKPWDKPKEEQCEGFTLDEFARLDLSQMDFSEVYAEFTEAARLPDELETSILIQQKIEDYYARSGQ; this comes from the coding sequence ATGACCGCCAAAACCCTCGCCCATCTCCTTGTGGCACTCGTCACCCTCACAAGCGCGGCTTCCATTCAGGCTCAGACCCGCGATGCGGCAAGGGCTGACGGGAAGTACTTTGCCACCGAGCTGCTGGGCGAAGCGCGCGAGGCAGCAACGACCAATCCCGACGCAGCACGCGTTCCCAATTTCGATCCGCAAGCGACGCGCGATCTGCAGGATCTTGCGCGCGATCCCGACCAGATCGAGACCCGCGCCCGCAGCGCCGCTACGACCAGCACGCCGATGCGGACGATCCGCGACAGCATGGCCAATCGCGCACGGTTCGAGCCGAACGAGATCGAGGACGTGATCGCGCGCAGCCTCGCCATCAACGAGACGCCGCTCGACTACACCAGCGGCATGGCAATTTCGGGCAGCCAGGGATCCTGCGTTCCGCTGCCGCCCGGTTCGGGCGCGGCGGGCACATATACCGCGACCTGCAATACGGGCACACGGATCGATCAGTCGGTTGGCCAATGCGCGGTACCACTCGTCGTCAGGGTCAGCCAGCAACCGCAGTATCATTACCTTTGCAGCCCATTGGGCAGCTTCAACCTATCAGGTGAGCCGGACTGCGAAGAGTTTTCGGGCGCTCTTTGCCGGGTGACCGGGCACCGCGATGGTCCTTGCTTGCAGTGGGGTTGGTCCGGTGGTCGCAAGTGGTGCACCGAGCCGGGCGATCCGCTTACCGAGCTGACCTGCGACGAACAGGTCGCAGGTCAGACGCCCTACCGCATTGCCAACGCTACCACCGTTACCACGACCCCGGACGAAAGCCAGTGCACAGGTTTTGCGGACAATAGCGATTGCACGCTGGACGCAGAGATCTGCACCGATACCGATCCGCAGACCCGCGTGGTCGATGGCGTCTCTGTCACAAAGCCCTGCTGGGAATGGCAGAGGAGCTACACCTGCATCGCGCGCGAAGCGGCGACCGATTGCTCCGACATCGAAAGCCAGGGCAGCTGTCGCTTTGTTCGCGAGGAATGCCTCACCGACGAAGACCCCTGCGAGACCTGGGAGCGCATCTACGAGTGCCCGCTTCCCGGGACCGACAGCTCCACCCAGTATGTCTGCGACGGCGATGTCTATTGCATCGACGGCAGCTGCGAGACGATCCAGCGCACCGCGAACGACGAGTTCAAGGATGCCGTCACCGCGCTCCATGCGATGGACGAGGCCCGCGGGCAGTTCGATCCCGAGACGCTGACGCTGTTCCGCGGCACGCGCAACACCTGCTCGTCCAAGGTCTTCGGCGTGCTCAACTGCTGCAAGGGCAAGGGTTTCCCGCTCATCCCCGGCATCAGCCTGCTGGTCGCGCTCGGCTGCAACCGCGAGGAAGTTCTGCTCCACGAACGCGATGCGCAGGGGCTGTGCGCCTACGTGGGGACCTATTGTTCGGACAAGTTCCTCGGCGTCTGCCTGACCAAGAAGAAGGTCTACTGCTGCTTCGAGAGCAAGCTCTCGCGGATCCTGCAGGAACAGGGTCGCCGCCAGCTGCGCAAGCCCTGGGACAAGCCCAAGGAAGAGCAGTGCGAGGGGTTCACGCTCGACGAGTTCGCCCGGCTCGACCTCAGCCAGATGGATTTCAGCGAAGTCTATGCCGAGTTCACCGAGGCTGCACGGCTCCCCGACGAGCTCGAGACCAGCATCCTCATCCAGCAGAAAATCGAAGATTATTACGCAAGGAGTGGCCAATGA
- a CDS encoding helix-turn-helix domain-containing protein, whose translation MPHYDSPDLRPLSVLLSDLGKQIEAYRISRNLKQAELAEMAGISRSTLARLEAGNGGTIDSLARIMRALDIEDRLLDVMPDAKLRPLDPRSDTGKARQRVRKSSEGEAGEEWSWGDEAP comes from the coding sequence ATGCCACATTATGATTCACCAGATCTGCGTCCGCTCTCGGTGCTGCTATCCGACCTCGGGAAGCAGATCGAAGCATATCGCATATCACGCAATCTCAAGCAGGCCGAGCTTGCGGAAATGGCAGGTATCTCGCGTTCAACGCTCGCCCGCCTGGAAGCCGGTAATGGCGGGACCATCGATAGCCTCGCCAGGATAATGCGTGCGCTCGACATTGAAGACCGCCTGCTGGATGTCATGCCGGACGCCAAGCTGAGACCGCTCGATCCCCGGTCCGACACCGGCAAGGCGCGGCAAAGGGTGCGCAAGTCTTCTGAAGGTGAGGCTGGCGAGGAATGGAGCTGGGGTGACGAGGCCCCATGA
- the traU gene encoding conjugal transfer pilus assembly protein TraU: MTHLRKLALMLAAILGLATATPAMADAGPGRCTGSFVNPITDICWSCLFPISIGGLDIWPSSRPDPDNPDLPVCLCGLRPGIAMGFWEPVRLADVSMKPWCFVNLGGMKLDPGFDIGFRSISGPSAVGGASQYYSSWHVHWYAYPLIYWMEIVADFLCLESGSIDILYISEIDPLWQDSELTAIINPEAVLFANPLALAACAADCVASTAKLPIDEMFWCAGCQGSMYPMNGNVSASIGHVQASRLVLSRFAYKLHRELVSWGTMGSKGLCGKYLMPVMRKQQYRFQATNPNPATSGRYACPPIGASTTFQSAGQVIPAIGEDMGYLVWRKRNCCAL; encoded by the coding sequence ATGACGCACTTAAGAAAGCTGGCGCTCATGCTGGCCGCCATTCTTGGTCTCGCCACTGCAACGCCCGCGATGGCCGATGCCGGTCCGGGACGCTGCACCGGAAGCTTTGTCAACCCGATCACCGACATCTGCTGGTCGTGCCTGTTCCCGATCTCGATCGGCGGGCTGGACATCTGGCCCTCGAGCCGGCCCGATCCCGATAACCCCGACCTGCCGGTGTGCCTGTGCGGTCTGAGGCCCGGAATTGCGATGGGCTTCTGGGAGCCCGTGCGGCTTGCCGATGTCAGCATGAAGCCGTGGTGCTTCGTGAACCTCGGCGGCATGAAGCTCGATCCCGGCTTCGATATCGGCTTCCGCTCGATCTCGGGTCCATCAGCAGTGGGCGGCGCGAGCCAGTATTATTCGAGCTGGCACGTCCACTGGTATGCCTATCCGCTGATCTACTGGATGGAGATCGTCGCCGATTTTCTGTGCCTGGAATCGGGCTCGATCGACATCCTCTACATCTCCGAGATCGATCCGCTGTGGCAGGATTCCGAGCTCACCGCGATCATCAACCCCGAGGCCGTGCTCTTCGCCAACCCGCTGGCGCTCGCTGCCTGTGCGGCCGACTGCGTCGCCTCGACCGCGAAGCTGCCGATCGACGAGATGTTCTGGTGCGCGGGCTGCCAGGGGTCGATGTACCCGATGAACGGCAATGTCTCGGCCAGCATAGGCCACGTCCAGGCCTCGCGCCTCGTGCTTTCGCGCTTTGCCTACAAGCTCCACCGCGAACTCGTCTCGTGGGGGACGATGGGGTCCAAGGGCCTGTGCGGCAAATATTTGATGCCGGTGATGCGCAAGCAACAATACCGCTTCCAGGCCACCAACCCCAACCCGGCGACTTCGGGCCGTTACGCCTGCCCGCCCATCGGCGCCTCCACCACCTTTCAATCGGCCGGACAGGTCATTCCCGCCATCGGCGAAGACATGGGATACCTCGTCTGGCGCAAGCGGAACTGCTGCGCGCTATGA